One genomic window of Clostridia bacterium includes the following:
- the folD gene encoding bifunctional methylenetetrahydrofolate dehydrogenase/methenyltetrahydrofolate cyclohydrolase FolD, which produces MSAKVIDGKALSKKLREQIKKDAQALKEKGVCPSLSVIIVGEDPASKTYVKNKRLACEEVGIRSDVYELPESTTSKELLSLVNKLNDDDSVHGILVQLPLPGQLDEKVVIENIRIDKDVDAFHPQNVGRIMIGDFDFLPCTPAGVMEIIDEAGVDVKGKECVVVGRSNIVGKPQAMLLLHRHGTVTLCHSRTKDLKEVTRRAEILVAAVGKAKMITADMVRPGAVVIDVGMNRDENGKLCGDVDFENVKEVASVITPVPGGVGPLTITMLLKNTIKAAELKAKKNA; this is translated from the coding sequence ATGTCGGCAAAAGTAATTGACGGAAAAGCACTTTCCAAAAAACTGAGAGAACAGATAAAAAAAGACGCACAGGCGCTTAAAGAAAAGGGCGTATGCCCGTCGCTGTCTGTAATAATAGTGGGCGAGGACCCGGCGTCGAAAACGTATGTGAAGAACAAGCGGTTGGCCTGCGAAGAGGTGGGCATAAGATCGGACGTATACGAATTGCCCGAAAGCACCACTTCTAAAGAGCTTCTTTCTTTGGTAAACAAGCTCAACGACGACGACAGCGTACACGGAATACTCGTGCAGCTTCCGCTGCCGGGGCAGCTTGACGAAAAGGTAGTTATCGAGAATATCCGCATCGACAAGGACGTTGACGCTTTCCATCCGCAGAATGTAGGACGCATAATGATAGGCGATTTTGATTTTCTGCCCTGCACTCCCGCAGGAGTCATGGAGATAATAGACGAAGCCGGCGTTGACGTAAAGGGTAAAGAGTGCGTAGTAGTGGGACGAAGCAACATAGTCGGCAAGCCGCAGGCAATGCTGCTTCTTCACAGACACGGCACCGTAACGCTGTGCCATTCGCGTACGAAGGACTTAAAGGAGGTAACGCGCCGCGCCGAGATACTCGTAGCGGCCGTGGGCAAGGCAAAGATGATAACCGCCGATATGGTGCGCCCAGGAGCCGTTGTAATAGACGTGGGCATGAACCGCGATGAGAACGGCAAGCTTTGCGGCGACGTGGATTTTGAGAACGTGAAGGAGGTCGCCTCCGTTATAACTCCCGTTCCGGGAGGCGTTGGTCCTCTTACGATAACCATGCTTCTTAAAAATACGATAAAAGCGGCCGAGCTTAAAGCAAAGAAAAATGCGTAG
- the lgt gene encoding prolipoprotein diacylglyceryl transferase gives MTADNSISFPGLGISVDPSRTAFEIFGFSVYWYGVIIGIGFVLGLLYALSRVRYEKIKEDDFLIVLIISLPVSIICARAYYVIFYSSLYFTDGKFDFIRAVSIRDGGLAIYGGVIGAFLCAFIICRIKKISFLKVSDCVAVSFLIGQGVGRWGNFFNREAYGEITTLPWRMEIYDLAAHARICVHPTFLYESIWNLLGALILHIYYKRKKFNGEILCMYIAWYGLGRMFIEGIRTDSLYLFDTGVRVSQALAAVSFVCAVVIIIIARIKTKHREIG, from the coding sequence TTGACGGCAGATAATTCTATATCATTTCCCGGACTGGGTATAAGTGTCGACCCGTCCAGAACGGCTTTTGAGATCTTTGGTTTTTCTGTATATTGGTATGGCGTTATTATAGGGATAGGTTTTGTTTTAGGGCTTTTGTATGCTCTTTCAAGAGTGCGATATGAGAAGATAAAAGAGGACGATTTTCTTATAGTACTCATAATATCTCTTCCCGTTTCAATAATTTGCGCCAGAGCTTATTATGTGATTTTTTATAGCTCCCTATATTTTACAGACGGAAAATTTGATTTTATACGCGCCGTGTCCATACGCGACGGAGGACTTGCCATATACGGCGGGGTCATAGGTGCGTTTTTGTGCGCGTTCATAATATGTCGGATAAAGAAGATAAGCTTTCTGAAGGTGAGCGACTGCGTTGCGGTAAGCTTTCTTATAGGACAGGGCGTCGGACGCTGGGGCAACTTTTTCAACAGAGAGGCCTACGGCGAGATAACGACGCTGCCGTGGCGCATGGAGATCTACGATCTGGCGGCTCATGCTCGCATCTGCGTACATCCCACGTTTCTGTATGAATCCATATGGAATCTTTTGGGGGCTCTCATTTTACATATCTATTATAAGCGCAAGAAATTCAACGGCGAGATCCTTTGCATGTATATCGCATGGTACGGACTCGGTCGTATGTTCATCGAGGGCATAAGGACCGACAGCCTGTATCTGTTCGATACGGGCGTCAGGGTCTCTCAGGCGCTTGCGGCGGTCTCGTTCGTTTGCGCGGTCGTTATCATAATCATAGCAAGAATAAAAACAAAGCACAGGGAGATAGGTTGA